DNA sequence from the Drosophila sechellia strain sech25 chromosome 3L, ASM438219v1, whole genome shotgun sequence genome:
GCGAAAATGGGGCCAGCATCGTGGGCCCACCCTTAGGGGCAGGGGCAGGACATTCCCCGGCAGGCAGCATCATTTGTCAGGCTCCTGGCACGGCAATTAGAACTGCCGCGCGTCTATTTCTATTCCTACTGTAGTTTCAATCAAGTTGCAGGCGGCAGTCGCTGAAGACACTGTCCGCCGCTCAATCATACTCTATACCGAAACTAATCCCCATCAATCATCTGAGAGGCCTCTGATCTCCTAGTATAAGCCATCACTCAATGCAAATGTGGATTATCACATCGAATCCTACCCAATCCTACCCAACTAACCCAAGGCGACACCTGTCGGCCAAATAATACCTCAGCGACTGTAGTGACTGTACCCTCGGTACGCCGACTTGTTTATATACCATttcaaattatattatatgcGATCGCCAGAAGGCTGTTTTAATTTAGAGCCGTCCATAGGCCCCGATAAGATATATACCTGCGTACAATGTTGTTGCCGCGTTCCACTTTTAAAGAAAGATTTCGATTTATGATTAGGCATTTAGACATAGGCAAACAAGCTATGCACCCAGCGCAGAGATAACGTCGCAACTCGAATTGAGCTAGGGGCGGCGATAGGCGGCCAGGGCAAAGTTCGGAAGGTGTAAATACTCCTCATCCTGTCTGGACTAGCCCTGCTCCCTCCGTATCACAGACTCGCCCTCTCCAAACGTTTGCTAATTGTCCATGCATCTCATGTGTCAATTTCGCATTTGGCCAgcaattttaatcaatacacAAAAACCGCACGAAAGTCAACCAATGTCCTCACCGAAGCTAATAGGCGTGGTCCagcccaccacccacagccCACTCACCTTAGGACCAGTGTCCCCGGATGTGCCGGATGACCTCGGTATGGGGGTGTCCGTGGCGAAGGGCGGCGGGCGGTGACGGTAGAAGAGGCAGGCACTTTTGAATGCCGCAGCACGTAGAGCTCGTTAGACATTTTCTTAAGCTAATATTTTCACAGCGCACAGCGAACACGGACGTCGACGGGATCGAGGATtagagcaggaggaggagctggagacGGCGGAGGAGGACGGCCAGCCAGGAGGAGATTATTCAAATGATTGGAAATTATCATGTGCTTGCATCCATTTTCGGGGCTGCCAGTTGCCGGGCTATATGCTTGATGCTTCCTGGCCCAGGTTCGGTGTGCAAacaacaaattgcatttgtcATCTGCTGCATAAATAACGAGATAATACCGTAACATAATAACTGTCAATGGGAGCCCTTCCACAGCGATGCAGTCGTGAATGGTGAGTTAGGAAGCCATGTGGACCGAACTCGAGGTACTACCCCTCTCATCGTGGTTAAGAGGGAAGTTACCAGTGTACATTTTTAGTTCCATACCCACAATTGAGTTCTGTCATGATATACATCACCTAAAAATCAACGGTCCTTTTATGCTACTTacgatattattatatactatTAATTCAGGAGTTTTTAATGATATTGAAAATGGAGAAAAGGATAATATTCGAGATTTGAAGAAATCCCCAAGATAAGAACTCCATTAAGTACTTTATATACatatggtttttattttccccaTACTTGCACTTTGAAAAATGATTTAGTTTTCCTAGTTTCCTCCTATATTGAAGATCAACTAAAAATCGTTGGAATTATATATGATAATACAAGTCAGTGCCTGCGTGTCACGGGCTCATCTCTTCGAAGGGCGAGGCACTGAGTCCATCACCCGGTGTTCTTTGTCCTCCATCAAGGTAATCTACTCGCACGTGAGCGGCTCTCACTCTGTCAGTGGGCGACAAATGAGAATTTGTATCGtctatttgcatatttaatcaAAATTAACATGACCGATAAAATCAATTACACTCACAGACACAGGCGACTGCTTACACGGCTGCATCTGCATGTGCATGTGCACGCACACAGGAGCGACAATTGCATTAGGACATTTCGTCCTGCGCCGCTCATCTCGCCTCTTGTCGTGTACGCCTTTCGGTTCGGTTGGCTCCCCAAATCCTTTTTGCTGGCAAATCTACGACCATGTCTCGCTGGCAAACTGTGTGTAAACTGCAGTGCCCCTGCACGCCCCTGCTGCAACCGCCGCCCAACGCCATCTGCAGTGCTGCATTGTCACAGACACCTTGCCCCCAAAAGGGGCGCTCTCAGAGGGCTTATCCTGTCCAACATGCTTAAATTGTTTCTTCCTGTCACACTGATTTTACTcgatttatttcatttcgacttggctgctgctgctctgtCTGCTGCTCTGCCGCTCCGctctgaatttatttttatgccctGCACTTACGGGCTTTAAAATCTGAATAAATATGCCAAGAGTGCTCGAGGTGAGCTGAGAtggcatttaaatttatttaattgcatttcacaTGCAACCCCAAACTATGATATTCTATTCGAAATCCTTTAACACGCATAAATATTCATTGGGCTACCGGGCTACCAAAAGCCCCCGCAGCCGATAAGCCCAAAGCGAATTCCgtgcatttaattaagttttcaGTGCCCTTATCCTTGCCCTTCTCTAAACAGGTCGCACTTCCATTGGATCCGAGAGGTAAAGTTGATTTTTCTGTTCGATATTTTCTCGACAGACAAATTAACGCCAATTGCCGGGAAGCCTTTGGATCGGCTTGAATCGGATGCCTGCCGGTGGTGGGTCGGATTGTGGGAGGACCTTGTGGGAGTGGGcgggtggtgggtggtttgGTCTGTGAGCTTTCATAAATTCGCATTGATTGcgttcaattaaaattcagtTATGCTCCGACGGCGCTTGGCAGTTACAAGggaatattttaattaattttcacgCGCTCAGCATAAAATTTCGGTGCCAAACCAGATGCAAATGGTGTGCGCATTACGATGTTGCTGTCGTCTGAATTATTGAGCTCACCAAATAGGTTTCtgacaattatttatttgtgcttTTCCATTAAATTGTCTTACGTCAAATTTTCCAACCAGATATGTCAATAACATTTTTCTAGAAGGATGTGAAAAGCAATTAACAAGATCGCACGCGCAGGAAGTGTTGGGAAGTTATTTCTGTTGCACCTGATTTACAGGGATTCGATAAAAATCTTACCAATGACTTAAAGCTAAAACTTGTTGTTGATTCAACTCTTGAAACAATGCTCCCCTTGCTCGGCAGTGAGCTACCCCATTAATATCCATCTATCTATCTGCGGCATTCATCGACATCATCACCGGCCCCGACAAGCCTCACATAGATACTATACTTTGTCTAGCATTTCAATTGGCAAACACACTTGAGCTCTGGCAGCTACACGAGCTCGGAGTCGAATGGCAGCGAAAAAGATACCGCACCCGCCGCTAAAGTAAACAACAACCCCGATTCGCGGTGAGGTCTATGTCCTGGCAGAGCCCAAAAGCCTTTCATCTACTTCAGATGAGTAGCAACAACAGCTCGATACGCAAACAAGGACGGGCCAACAAGGCGGAGAAGTGCGATTTtcgaaaatggcaaaagtgTGTTTTCCAAATCGGACTTTTCAAGGCCAACGCATTCCAACAACAATCGCGCTGGGAATGGGTGGATGTGGGTGGCGTAAATGCATCGCAAACTTTGTCGCAAGTCTTCAACGGACGCAAATTGTCGCCATGCGACGCGACGTCTGAATGCCACATGTTgatttttcaaattatttgcCCGGGCTGCACGAAAATGATGATGCCCCAAAATGGCGGTGATGACTTCGGCAAGACAGTTGCCACAAACTGTTTACATAAAAGAAGCACACATTCATCTGCTTATGGGAGCACAGATATGCGGACGGTTGGCCTGTCTACAATTCGAGATGTTGTGGGTGTTTATTCTAAACTTTGCCTGGCTCAGTCCGTCATCTACTCCATCTTGCTCCAAGGGGAGAATATATAGTTCAGCTGCTATGTTCGGCCCGACGGTTTCAAATGGCACACAACTAATAGGTTTTCCTTCGGCGTAGACTTAGCCAAACTCTTCTGTTTGGCCTGGACAAACTTGCTTGGCTTTCTTGTCGTGCTTCTGCTCGGAGAAAAGTCGTATAGGCTGgttgtttgtttataaatagttTAAATATACATCGCGGCATGCGTGAATGCAAACTTTTCAGACTTTAGAAGGCAATACACTTTGAGGTTTCTGAAGACTTGAAATGCCCTCAGTTTCGTATGGCCCTCTCAAATGAGAAGTAAACAAATTACCACGAAAATTCTGGGATCGCATCAAAACGTAAAAAACCACAGTGATTAATTAAGCGCTCGGAAAAAGTTGTCCCCGCTACTCGCTAATTAAATAATTCACCAAAAGTCAAGCGTGGCGCAATGCCACAGGCCACTTTTTCCTTTCAACGCTCTCctgttttttatattcgtttgCAGCTAATCTATGCAAAGTTGGCAGCGCTCACAAAAACTATTATGGAATTTCATTGAAAGTTGCAGTCGAAAAGTCGCGCATAAAAAATCCTAACGAAGGACAACAAGAGATCCGAAAGTTTTCCCGGTCATAACGAGTCAAAGTTGCAGTTCAGTTGATGAACTCGCCGGGCGGCGTCCGGCGTGGTCACACATGCTGTCGATGGGGAAACAGGACCCCTCCCAGGATTCCCCAGGATCCCCTCTGCAGAAACCTGTCAATTTAAGCCGCTTAGACGGGTCTTTCTGGGGGAATCTGCATTTGCCGACAGTGCGTATGcgttatatttatgtatattattttccatttctgtTTACTGCTCGCGTAATCacaaatttacatatttgggcCACCAAAATTAATTATCATGCCACCACAATCTCAGACACAAAAAAGGGCTAGCGGAGAATAAGGACGTTGAGAAATGGGAGATGTATTATTATCAGGGCTGCGAAATATAATTTTCCGTCAGGATATCTGATtgatataattataaataattaatatggGTATCAAATATAATGTATTTTATGAACATTTCGAATTGGGTCATctaaattgtacaattttagTGGACTATTTGATGTCTAACCTGTGATTAAGACGGGTGAAAGTAATCGATGCATCGATGTTAAAAAAATCAGAAATGttgtaaattgtttttaataaactttctgaATGATACATTAGGCGTTTAAAATTTAGGATGCATTTTCACTGGAACAAATTGTGAAAACATTTTCCGGTTCTACAAGGACAGGAAAAAAGTTATCCGTAACCCTGGCACTTATGTTTGCAGATTGCGGGGAAAAGGAGAGAAAGTCATGAATACAAAATGTGCCGCAGCTTTTGGTTTTGCGGCTCAGTTGGCCGTTCCTCTGCCCATTTCATGGGGCTCCAATCCCCTGCCCCTCGTCCTGGCATCACACATGGCAAAACTCATTTCATGGGTCACGAGCTACAATCATGTCAGCGATTCGGAGGGAAAGGAGGCAAGTGGCCGACTGAAACGGCCCAAAAATTGATTATGGCAGCCAGACTGCAATGCCAGAAGGAGGACTCCGGCAGGGAAAAAAAGAGGAAGCACAACCGAGCAACTATCATCAAAATCCTATTAGTTGGATCTCTGGCCACGGCCGACCCTTTTGGATTGTCCTTGTCCAGTTGCCTGCATTTTGTCAGCGTTTATTTGGCAAATTAATTCCCCAAAAGGTAAGCCAAACTTGCGATTTGAAACAATCAGCGAGCCCCTTCCCCGTCCGCCACTTCACGCAACTCCGAAgtcctttttgtccttttgggtcctgctgcagctgtTGTTTGGCCCACCAGTGAGAAAGCCAGACCGTTGGAGAAACAGCAGGAGCACCAGCCCAACCTGCCACACAAGGGGTGCATGGCTCAACGTTAATGGAGCCCTTCGAAAGGGACAATGGCTACGCCAGTgggaaaaagaaaagcccgGACACACAATTTGTGACAATTCCTTTTTGCGGATTAATATTTGCTCTTCCCCACCGGGGAACTCTCTCACCGGTTGCGCCTTTATTTGTCTCGCTGCCCTTTTCCTGTTTGCCACTCCACTTCATGCAAATTAACTTGCCAGAAATTTTGCAGGGTTTTGCTGCCTCGGAAGCCTGACTTCCAATTGGAATTAAAGCCAGACATTCGGACCGGCTATGAGTTTTAAAGGACAGCCAAGGGCAACCCTTTATGGACCTTTTGGGAAGCAGCTCTGATTACCACCCGAGATTTTTGGTTTCATTGTGTTAGGACTTAATTATAACGCAGCGTTCTCCACTCCCCCTCACTGGTGATTATATTCGGATAAGCCAAATATTTAATCTTCTTTTGAAGTACTCAAAGCCAAGTGTATGTTGCTTAGTTTCACCAAATGGGATGAGGATTTTATAGGTATTTTCACTTTCTTGATTAGGCCAGCGCTAACATTAAGATGGTCAATATATTGGCTCAGGTCTTATGAGTTAGCTGCCAAGAACGGTTTATAAATGGCATcaataaattgttttgcttATTCTTCACATCTTAGCTGATTGCCTTTCAAATCGAGACAACGAAAAACTACTGGCTTGCTCGGGAAGCTTTTCTTTCCAACTTTTTTGAAAGGCTTTCAAGTGGGCTAGACGGTTGCTGACAACTATCCTGATATATGGACTTCAGCTTGGCCACGTCCGAGCAAGTCTTGGTTTTCTCGGACCCTTGACCTAAGACCCCCGTTGACGGACAGTAATTCCCTGAACTTGCTGGCCTTCTTCACCTCAGCCTTTTCCGTAGCCTCTACTTGAGGAGAAAAGTTAAGGTTAGTTTGCAGGCCGTCAATAGAACTGTGTGTGCACCTGGTTTCGCAACTTGTCCATTGCCCATTCGGCAGTCGTGGTCGCAGTCAGTAGTCAAGTGTCAACATCGGCTCAACTCCACACTTGCGTGATTTGTTTTCATTGAAGACTTCTCCCCGTCTTTCCCACCGCAGCCATCCGATCTGATCCGCGCCGCTGCGAAGCTGGAGATCGATGACGAAATGGAGCTGTCAATTCGACTGCGAGAGCTCAGCTGGCGGACTACTGTTCTCTTGGCTGCCCCACAATTGGCCAACTAACCAACCGTGCGCGATAACGATGACGATGGGATTGCGAAATATCCAAGCAAGCAAGCCACTCAAATCAAGTTTTTCCGCCAAACGAATGCCGCgcagaaaatatgaaaatgcaAGTGGTTTCATTCAGTTTTCATTTGCTGCTCGCTGACGCTGGTCGCTTGGCCATTCCTCGAATATCGACCACTAATTTGGATTCGGATTAATATGGCGATGGCCCGCATGGAACTGATTGTGCTGCTGGTGGCATTTACCACTTGCCTAGTTCGAGCCGAAGATGGTTTTTTGAAAGAGCCGCGTAAGTGCGCTGCCTGATTGCTAGATCGGTCAATGAAAATGGTGTTACTTCTGCTGCTCAAGTCTGCTTATTCTTAGACCCAAGTCCTGAAACAGTTTTAACACCCCCCGTTTTTGGCTAACACATATGTGACTAACCCGCTTAGCAGCTGGAACTCGCTGTTCGAATAGCGCCAAAAATATTGCACCACTAAACCGGATTTGTTTTTCTGAATTCTCTGTGGGTATATTGTTTGCCTCACTCGCACTCGCACCCGCGCTCGATCCGaaaccaaatccaaatccgaatccaaatccaatatgaactgaactgaacaaAATTCTAACCGAACCGCAGCAGATTACATCAAAGAGTGTAGGATAGCCGACAAGGACTTTGTCAACTGCTCGACCCACAGCATCCAGCAGCTTTTCGATAAACTCAACGATGGTGGGTAGATGATCCTGCGATGAGGGTTCTGTGCTGACTATCTGCTACCGATTCATAGGCATTCCCGGGCTCACCAGCATCAAGAGCTTCGATCCCTTCTATCTCAACCGCATCCGGATCACGCAGGGCAATAGCAACGCGATCAACCTCAAGGTGGAGCTGGCCAACGTGAAGATCGTTGGGTTCGGGCACACGAACGTCCTGGAGAGTCAGTGAGTGCGAGCTTAGTGAGTCGTAATGAGTCGTATTCCGTAAGGCAGTCATCTTTTCCAGGGTGTTTAAGAAGGACTACAGCTGGAAGACCACCTTTACACTGCCCGAGATGAAGCTCCAGGCGGACTACAGTCTCTTCGGTAGGATCCTGCTCATCCCGCTCAACGGAAAGGGTCAGGTGTTCCTGGACGCGGAGAACATGACGGTCACCATGCACACGAAGACGCGGCTCTACTCCAAGGGCGGGTTCACTTTCTACAACGTGACCAACCTGCACGTGGACTTTAAAATGGACGGGCTCAAGTCGTACTTCTCCAACCTGTTCAATGGCAATAAGCAACTGGGTAAGTAGCTGCAGTCTCCAGAACCCATCCTCTGACCACTTTTTGAACGCCTTCGGCCGCAGAGGACAGCACCAACAAGTTCTTCAACGACAACTGGCGGATGCTGGCCGATGCCCTGTACACGGTCATCACCCAGACCATCGAGGACATTCTGCTGGATGTGCTGAAGAAGATCTTCCACTTCATTCCAGCCAACTTCTTTGTGAGCGACATCCCGACGCCGGAACAGCTTTATGGAAGGGCCAAGCCGAAACCGAAATGAGGAAATTGTCCGTAGAATTTGGGAGTGGGAATCCTGTGAAAAGTAGCCAATAAAGTTTGTGGAAAAACTTGAAGTGACCCCTTATAGGAGCAGCACACATAGATTGCTGGAAATGGTGAAATGGTTTCCTGCCTGCTCTCAAAGGCATTAGTGTCGGTCAACTGTTGCCTTAGTCCTGGAACTGCCGGCTGGTAGGGTAGAGTGAAATCTAATGGCGGCACCTTAATCAGACATTGTTCGGCCGTGTCCTGGAAAATATATCAGGATTGCCGTCACTGCACAGACAGTCGGCAAACGATGGCTAGGATCGACCCGACTGGGTAAAAAGTACACAAACCTGTATTACACAATTGCACTCGGCAAATAAAGCCGTAACCCGGCGGCAGGAGGAGGGGATTCCCGCCGAGGGTAACCGCACATATGGCAAAGTCAAAACCggaaccagaaccagaaacACAGAAAAAGGCGGAGCCGCGTGTTCAAATTAATTGCCGCAAAAACAGTCCCAGACCCcaaattaatttacattttttgtgCCTGCCTCTGCTTTTTTTCCCGGCCAATGTGTTTGTAGCCTGCCAATAATTTGCTGCAACTGCTGATGCTGCAGCCGCAATTAAATCGTTTGGCGCAGCGGTAGCCATTACAAATGCCGAACAAttagtttaaatttaatgCGCAATGCATTTCGGCATTTTAGTTGCGCAATTCTGCGGTTTCTGGCGCCCTTCCGACCTCGGAGCTCTCATTTTTTGCCAACTGCAAGAcgggccaaagccaaagcgaCAAATCCCGTGCGTGATTGCAATAAATTCGGTGGCCCCTGGACCGAAGGCATCCCAAAATGCAGTTTGCACACAAGGTAAACAAACAGCAGCACGATCCGCGCCCCAAAGAATGGAGGGGCAACCGCCTCTCCACCACCCAAAAGGACCACCAGTTGCCAATGGCGGGCAGAAAAACCCGGAAGACAAACACGGAAGGAAAACTATACCGGAATGGGGTATTCGGGCCCAAAGTGCGGAAACGGTCGCCGTCACCGAAAGTATTTCAATATTCCCAGCCAATGTTGTTCAATATTTGCTGTGACTGTGCATCGGACTCATCCCCTTTTCCACGCCTCTGCAATCCACATCGGCGAtctcttatatattcagcctaAAAGTATGTGGCAAGTGCTTGAAGGGTCCACACTAATAGTATCCAAAATGATGGTTCACTTGTACCTTCACTTTGTTCGTTCCGAATGCTTTTTATCTTAAAGAACGCTACATAAACATTCGGTATACCGTTGCCCAATTAAGTAAATTTGCTGGCATTCGTCTGCCTATTGGATAATGGAGAATAATTTTACAACTTTACATGTAGACTTACATAGCAGGCAAGTA
Encoded proteins:
- the LOC6616574 gene encoding circadian clock-controlled protein isoform X1 yields the protein MAMARMELIVLLVAFTTCLVRAEDGFLKEPPDYIKECRIADKDFVNCSTHSIQQLFDKLNDGIPGLTSIKSFDPFYLNRIRITQGNSNAINLKVELANVKIVGFGHTNVLESQVFKKDYSWKTTFTLPEMKLQADYSLFGRILLIPLNGKGQVFLDAENMTVTMHTKTRLYSKGGFTFYNVTNLHVDFKMDGLKSYFSNLFNGNKQLEDSTNKFFNDNWRMLADALYTVITQTIEDILLDVLKKIFHFIPANFFVSDIPTPEQLYGRAKPKPK
- the LOC6616574 gene encoding circadian clock-controlled protein isoform X2 — its product is MAMARMELIVLLVAFTTCLVRAEDGFLKEPHYIKECRIADKDFVNCSTHSIQQLFDKLNDGIPGLTSIKSFDPFYLNRIRITQGNSNAINLKVELANVKIVGFGHTNVLESQVFKKDYSWKTTFTLPEMKLQADYSLFGRILLIPLNGKGQVFLDAENMTVTMHTKTRLYSKGGFTFYNVTNLHVDFKMDGLKSYFSNLFNGNKQLEDSTNKFFNDNWRMLADALYTVITQTIEDILLDVLKKIFHFIPANFFVSDIPTPEQLYGRAKPKPK